Genomic segment of Helicobacter sp. 12S02232-10:
GCTTTCTCATTGGCTTTTCGAAAAGCCGTGGCATCCTTTTGTGACTGCCATTTTAGTCGGTCTAATCGCCATTTTGGCGTGGCCTTTAAGCTATCAGAGCGGAAGAGAGTTTGGACTAGGTATCACAACCCCTTCAGCAAATTTAATAGGTTTTTTAGTAACAGGAAAAATTGATTATATCGATTGGGGCGTATTCCTAGTTTTGGGAATCTTTATCGGAAGTTTTATTGGCGCAAAAGGAGCGAACGAATTCAAATTCAGACTGCCAGACAAAAAAACTCTTGGTCTAAACCTTTTTGGAGGTCTTTTAATGGGATTTGGAGCCTCTTTGGCAGGAGGTTGCACAATTGGAAACGGACTTGTCAATACGGCTATCTTTTCTTATCAAGGCTGGGTGGCTGTTATATTTTTTCTCATCGGGGCTTGGGCGGCAACCTATCTAACGATCATTCGTCCCAATCAAAACGCCTTAATTAAATAAATTCAATTAACAAAGGAAAAATAATGACAAAAGTATTACGCACAAATGGACTAGTATGCCCCTTTCCTCTAGTAGAAGCAAAAAAAGCAATGCAAGAAGTGGGAATAAATGAAGAACTGATTATTTATTTCGACTGTACGCAAGCAACGCAGAGTATTCCTGAATGGGCTGCAGAAGAAGGATATGATGTTGGAGATTTCACTCAAATAGGCAATGCAGAATGGAAAATTTCGATCAAAAAAACCAAGTAAATCTCAAATCAAGCCGATAAGTTCTTTAGCTTTTTGATAAGTTTCCCTTGCTATAGGTCGAACTTTATCGGCTCCTTCAGCGAGTATTTTGGCAATGTAGCCTTTTTCGGCATTTAATCTCACATATTCTTGCCGAATTGGTCTGAGGGCTTCAATCACAACATCTGCAAGTGCGATTTTAAATTCTCCATACCCTTTGCCTTCAAAATCTTTTTCTATTTCATCCTTGCTTTGATGGGTAAAAATTTGATAAATACTCAATAAATTATACAAACCCGCACGATTTTCATCAAAAACAATAGCGGTTTGAGAATCGGTAGCAGCCTTTTTAATTTTTCTTAAAATTTCTTCAGGAGTATCCAATAAAAAAATAGCGTGGTTGGCTCCTTTGGCTGATTTACTCATTTTGGTATCAGGATCATCAAGTCCCATCACCCTCGCCCCGACTTTTGGAATCATAGGTTCAGGGATTTTAAAACATTCTCCAAAATCACGATTAAATTTAATCGCAACATTCCTTGCAAGCTCCAAATGTTGCTTTTGATCTTCCCCCACGGGTACCCCATCAGTCTGATAAAGCAAAATGTCTGCTGCCATCAAAGCAGGGTAATTAAAAAGTCCCACATTTACATTTTTGGAATTTTTTAAAGATTTGTCTTTGAATTGAGTCATTCGATTCATTTCACCCATTGAAATATTACAATCAAGTATCCAAGACAAAGCAGGATGCTCATCGATTTCACTCTGAATAAAAAGGTTTGATTTTTTAACATCTATCCCGCAAGCCAAAAGCATCCCTGCAAGCTCAAAAGTTTTTTCTCTAAGTTCTTGAGGATTTTGCGTTGTCGTGATGGCGTGAGAATTGACAACACAAAATATATTTTCATAATCATCTTGAGAATCAACCCAATTTTTAACTGCGCCCAAATAATTTCCCAAATGAATTTGCCCTGTTGGCTGGATACCTGAAAACACTCTTTTTTTACTCACTCTATGACCTTTTGCAAATCTAAATGTATTTTAATTTTGTATTATAGAGATAGTGAGCTTTCAACAGAATTAAATTATTATTTATTAAGCTTTAGGTTATTTTAATCAAGACTTCAATACAATTAAAAAAAAATTAAAACATACAAGGGACTAGAAACAATGATGACAAAAACTTATCTGATTGGCATTCTTATCGCCATAGGGATTTTGGCTGGTTGTGCTTCAAAAAATAAACAAGTCGGAAACGTAGAGGCTTATGGTCTAGACAACGCCCCCGATTGGGTTTTAAACAATAATCAAGGCTTGCTTAGTGCCACAGGAAGTGCGAAAATAAAAAACAATAACGTCGGCTTTGCAACAACACAAGCTACCAATACTGCCCGAGCTGAAATTGCAAGTCAAATAGCTGTACAAATAGAGAGCAAATATAAAGAGCTTGCTACAAGCACAGAAGACAGTCTATCGCAAGAAACCGTGCAAGCGATTCGCAATAGCGTCAATACAACACTCTCAGGTTCAAAAAGAGTCAAAACTTGGATAAGCAAAGATGGCACACTATGGGTTTTAGTAACAGTCGATCATCTGGATACCAAACTTTTACAAGAAAATCTAGCTAAAAGTAATGCATTAGACAAGGCTGCAGCAAAAGCACTTTCAGAAGCTGTAGATGAAATCATAGACGGACAAAAAACGACTAAATAAATCATTAAAGCCCTCTATTTATTTTGAAACACCTACTAACATCAAAATTTCATATTCGGCTTTTTCATACGGGACGCTTTCTTTAAAGCGTTTTGCTTCCGTATAATTCAATGCCCCACCTCCTAAAAGTCCCAAACCTTTCAAATGTTTTAAAAAATCTGAACGAGATTGAAATTTTTGTTCCAAATGCTCCACCCATATCTCCCCTTTGAAATATTTTTCTAAAATCGCCTTTAAGCTTTCCTTGCTCTTAAGAGGAGAGCAAGTACCCAAAAAAGAATGCAATGAATCTAAACTTTTATTTGTATAAATCCCAAATGCAACTTTGGAGCAAGATTTTGCAATGCGAGCCAGCATAGTTTCCAAATCTTTTGCCCACTGCAAAGATGAAGCCGCAATACCTACCTCATATTTTTGGAAAGAAAATTTTTCAAAATCTTCGCAGAAAAGCGAGATATTTTGAATGCATTCGATTTTTTTGGGATGATGGGCTAACATTTCCTCTGCCATATCCACGCCAATAAAATGATTCACCAAAATGCCTGATTTTTGAATTTGGAGCGCAAGATTCCCACTACCACAACCTATATCAATCAAAGAATCAATATTTTTCAAACCAAGCACATTCAAAAGTTTTGCAGCAACTAGAGTTTGAATCAAAGCATTTTCCTGATAAGTGCGTGCCGATTTAGAAAATGAATTTCGAATATTTTTATACATCTGCGAATTTTATATTTTACTCAATAAAATTTTGGTAAAATTTGAGGTTAAATATTTGAATTTTTGGAGAAATTAATGACTGGCACGCTTCTTGTGACGCAAATTATTTTGGCAATTTTAATCGTAATTGTTGTTTTACTACAGAAAAGCTCTAGTATTGGGCTTGGAGTCTATAGCGGGAGTAACGACTCTGTTTTTGGAGCCAAAGGACCAGCGGGTTTTATGGCTAAACTGACAATGTTTTTAGGGCTTTTGTTCCTAATCAATACAATCTCTTTGGGTTATGTCTATAATAAGGATCGCAACAAAAGTATCTTAGATGATACGCCACAAAAACCCTTAGTCCAACCTGCTCCTGTGCAGAATACTCTTGAGCCTGTCAAACCCATTGCTCCTCTAGCCCCGCTTATTCCCGAAAATAACCAAACAAAATAAAGGAGTAATGATGTTAAAAGATATTTACAATGAAACAAGAGAGCATATGGATAAAACCCTTCAATCTCTTCGTAGAGATTTCACCACGCTTAGAAGTGGCAAGGTCTCTATAACCATCTTAGATAACATCAAAGTCAATTATTATGATACCCCTACTCCACTCAATCAAGTGGGTTCTGTAATCGCTCAAGATGCAACCACTATCGTCATCACTCCTTGGGAAAAAAATCTATTAAAAGATATTGAAAGAGCGATTCAAGAAGCCAATATTGGGGTCAATCCAAATTCTGAGGGCGAATCCATAAAGTTATTTTTTCCACCAATGACTCAAGACCAAAGAAAAGAAATTGCCAAAGAAGCCAAAGGAATGGGCGAAAAGGCAAAAGTTGGTATTCGCAACATTAGACAGGATTCAAACAATCAAATCAAAAAACTCGAAAAAGATAAGACGATCACTGAAGATGAAACTAAAAAAGGACTTGATGAAATTCAAAAATATACTGATGAGTATGTCAAAAAGATTGATGAAATGACAAAAAGCAAAGAAGAAGAAGTGATGAAGGTTTAAATTTATCCAAATTCCAAAGCAGACTCTAAAGGAAAATGATGGCATTAGACATTAAAAAATACTATACAGACGCACAAGCATTGCTCAACGGGCATTTTCTTCTCAGTAGCGGGAATCATTCAGACCATTACCTTCAATCCGCCAAAGTGCTTGAAAATCCCAAGATAGGAGAAATTCTCGGACAAGCTCTTGCAAAACAAATAAAAGAAGCAGGACTACTCCCTGATTGCGTTTGTTCTCCAGCACTTGGAGGAATTCTAGCTGGTTACGAGCTTGCTAGAGCATTGGGAACAAGATTTATTTTTACCGAGCGCGTTGAAGGACAAATGTGTTTGCGTAGAGGTTTTGAAATAAAAAAGAATGAAAAAATCCTCATTTGTGAAGATATCATCACGACTGGAGGATCGGCATTAGAAGCAGCAAGATGTGTTGAATTTCAAGGTGGAAAAGTGATTGCCTATGCAGGTTTGGCAAATAGAGGCTTTTGTCAAAGAATAGGTTCAAATTTGGACAAAAAACCCGAATGCCGACTTCCTGATGATGTCCCTTTATTTGCTTTGGAGGATTTTATTTTCAATATGTATGATCCGAAAGATTGCCCATTGTGTAAAACAGGCAAAGATAAAGCCATTAAACCTGGAAGCAGAGGAAACTAGAGGTTTATTTGAAAAACAAACCTACAAAATGGCGAAAAATCAAAAGCCAAAAACAACATCCTCTTCATACGATTCCTAAAAAATCTTTTTTTTTCCAAACTCTTAAAGAAATTTATGCTTTTGCACGCATCAAAGCTTTCATTACAGATCTTTTTATGATTTATACCCCTATTCTTTATATTGTGACTTATCTCATTTTGGGAGGGGCAACTGAATTTCGCCATAACCAAAGCAGTATTTTTATTTGCGTTTCTCTTTATGGTATTATTTCTGCGCTTTTTATTTCTATCTCTTCCCAAACACCAGGCTTGCGTTATATGAATCTTATGGCAGTTCGGACAAAAGGCACTAAGATAGGCTTTTTAAGAGCTTTGATTCGTTTTTTTATCTGGCTAATTGGAGTAACTTTTTTAATCGGACTTTTCACGCCGTTTTTTCGTAAAGATAAAAAATGCCTCCACGATATTGTGTGCGACACTATCGTGATACAAAAAATTAAAAATTAATCAAATTTGGTTATCTCAGATTTAAAGTGCTATCATAAAACTTAATTCCGAATTTATTTATACTTAAAAAAAAATCGGCTACAATTTTCAACAAATACACAAAAGGGTATCACTATGGAACACCGACTCTTTACATTTGCAAGCTTGATCAATCCTGATCACGATTTTATCATCGGTTTTTATACCATCTTATGCGCACTTTTAGCCATCATTATGGGAAAAATCGCAACGAGCAAAATGCAAGTTATCCCATCAGGAATTCAAAATTTTTATGAAACAATGATTGAAGGAATGCTCTTTTTAGCAAAAGATGTGATTGGCGAAAAACTTGCTAGAAAATATTTTCCCTTGGCAGGAACCATTGCAATACTTGTATTTTTTTGCAATATGATCGGTATCATTCCAGGATTTGAAGCCCCCACATCAAGCTGGAGTTTCACTTTGGTACTAGCCTTAATCGTATTTTTTTACTACCATTATGAAGGGATCAAAGCTCAAGGCTTATTTCATTACATTGCCCATTTTATGGGTCCTGTAAAATGGCTTTCTCCTTTAATGTTCCCAATTGAAATCATTTCGCATTTTTCTAGAATCATCTCTTTGTCTTTTAGGCTTTTTGGAAATATCAAAGGCGATGATATGTTTTTGCTTGTTATGTTGATGCTTGTTCCTTGGATTGTTCCTATTGCACCTTTTACGATCCTTCTTTTTATGGGAATTTTACAGGCATTTGTCTTTATGATTTTGACTTATGTATATCTTGCTGGAGCTGTATTGGTAAAAGACCAAGATCAGTTCTAAACTATCATTAGTGAAAGAAAACGATGATTAAAATTTTAGAGTTTTTTACAGGGGTATTTTTTGGAATTGCTATTTTTGGAGGCATCTCGTGTTTCCTTATTTTAAGAGATTTTGATTCTTGGGTATCTTTTTTATTGTCTATAACTTTTTTTGGTATTTTTAGCTTTTTTGGAATCTTGTCCAAATCTTTGAGCATTCTTTTAAAGCACAATGATTCAAACCCTGTTTGAAAGCTATTTCATCACTTCTCCGCTTCTTTATCCAAATCATTCATATGAAATCTTTAAGCAAAATCTAAAAAATATTTTTCATCACCATTCAATCCAAAAAGCGTGTTTTAGAGACGATTCTAAAAATATCCCAATCGATTTAATTAAGATATTTTCTGAATATTGTCTTCAAAACAATATCGAAAGCTTCATCAATCTCGCTAAAACAAATCTAAGTTTTGAATATGCCCAAAAATATGGATTTCAAGGCGTTCATATCAAAGGCACTGAACTCAATTATGCAAAAATCCTTTCTGATAAAAAAATAAAAACTTTCTATAGTGCCCATCAGGATAAAGAAGTGTTCCAAGCCATAGAATATGGGGTTGATTTCGTTGTTATCAGTCCTATATTTCAAACACCAGGAAAACCAAAACCTTTAGGTTTAAAATACCTTGATAGATTTGATTCCAATACTAAAAAATACTTATTTGCACTCGGAGGCATTGTAAGCCAAAAAGAAGTCGATATCATCAAAACAAAAGGTTTGAGAGGATTTGCATCAATACGATATTTTTTAAACAATTAATCTAGCTATTCTGCTCATTTAGAGAGTGTATAAGAACTGCCCCATTTAGAAATGCACTCTAAAATATCTGCAAGCTCTTTGCCCTTATTTCCCAGACGATACTCCACGCGTGGGGGAATTTCTGTAAATACTTCACGATCGATAATTTTTGCCTCTTCGAGTTCTTTTAGTTTCATACAAAGGGTTTTTTGTGTCATATAAGGCTCAAAAAACTCTCGAAGTTCTTTAAATCGTTTTTCTCCATTCAAAAGTTTATATACGATATAAAGCTTCCATCGATCATTAAAAATCTTGCCAAAATAAGCGATAGCACAATAATCATCAATTTCGTATTTCTTACTTTGTTTCATCTGCTTATTATAGCATATTCTACTATACTACCCAAAGCCATCAAAATTCTATAACTTTATTTTATGAAAGTAAGTATATTTTAAGTTAATTTAGGTAATATATGAATACAAAAAAATATAAAGGACATTCGATGAAAACGCTTATTCTATTGACTCACCCCAATTTAAAGGAGTCCAAGATCAACAAAACGCTTACTCAAAGTATTCAAAACACTCCAAATATCACCTTGCACGATCTTTATGCGACCTACTCTGATGGAAAAATTAATGCCTCTAAAGAAATAGAATTGCTCAAGACCCACGATAAAATCGTGTTTGAATTCCCACTTTTTTGGTTCAGTAGTCCAAGTTTGCTTAAAGAATATGAAGATGTTGTTTTTAGTGGCGTGTTATATGGATCTGAACCCAAAATGCTACAAGGAAAAATCTTTCAAATCATCACTTCTGCTGGAAGCCCTGAAGAAAAATATCGCTCCGATGGAAGGAACCAAAAAAATCTTGAAGAAATCTTGCTTCCCTTCCAAATGTCAGCAAGTTATCTTGGAATGCAAACCAATCCAATATTTTGCGTCTATAACGCGATGAATATCACAGACGCTTCGCTCGCAGAAGCAAAAGAAGCTTACAAAAAACTGCTTTTATCTTGATTTAAGAAAACCTTAAATCCTGATACTCCGTGGGGATAAAATAATCCTCACATCGCATCAAAATATCATAAATCTCTGCCTGAAATCCTAACTCAAAAAGTTTATCAATGCCTTGCTTTTGCATATCATTCAAACTGATTGAATCATTATTGGCATAAAGATTCAAATAAGTATCCAATTCTTTTTCATTCACGCGAATCACGCCTCGTTCTAAAAGCATTTTTGAGAGAATTTTTTTATTTTTAACCGCCACCTCCACAGCTTTGGTAAGAGTAGATTCAATATCAATTGCTTGATTAAGAGAGATTGAGCGCCTAAGTGCCATTCCGCCCAAAGGCAAGGGAAGTTCTGCGCCACAAAATTCGTGCCATATATCCCAAATCTCTCTCTCCACCACAAGAGAAGAATCAAAATTTAAAATAGACTCGTGGATCAATACGCCCGCATCAACCTCTCCGTTTATAACGGCGCTTTCAATCTCAAGGAAATTTTTATAGACGATTTTTGCCTGTGGGTAAGCAAGACGAAAGATAATCGCATTTGTCGTATGTTGGCCACTCAAGGCAACTTTAAAATTTTTCTTTAAATGTGTGGTTTTCTTTTTGATGAGTTTGGGACCATAACCTTGCCCAAAACTCACCCCTGTGCGCAAAAGAGCAAAATTCTCTCTGATAAAAGGATATGCTCCAAAAGAGATCGCACTCACATCATAAGTCCCTTTTATGGCTGCAGCATTTAGAGTTTGTATGTCTAAAGCCACATTTTCAAACCTTTGCCCCAAAGAGCTGCCCACCCAACCAAACACAATCGCATAATACATAAACAAATCGTCCGCATCAGGGCTATGAGCCACACAAATCATACTCTCTCCTCAAAACAAATTTTTCTTCAATTATACTCAATCATTTTGTATCATTTTATTATATATGCAATTCATTAGGATTTATTTTGCTCTAAGCATTTTGCTTTATGGTTTAATTGTTATTATCTGATAGAGATTTTGCGCTGATAATTGCTTTCAAGTATTCTAAGCTTACAAAAATCAAGTTTTTTACAAAATCTCTATTTTTTTTAAATCTTTTTCTTTAGGAGGGGGCGGGTTCTACTTGCGAAGCATCGCCCACTCCCTTCCTAAGACCTACCCCCACCCACTGCACGCTTTTTAAATGCAAGATTCAGAGATCGTGTCTTAAAAAACACACGCTATACCCTTAAGCGTGGTGGCAAATATCGCTTATAGGCAAAATATTAAAAAACTAAAGGTTTTTTGGGGTAGCTTTTCCTTTCAGTAAATGCTCATTACCGCTAAGTTTGAACCATCTACGCAACGTGTCCCGATGTACGCCCAATTTTTGCGCAATTTTGCTATGGCTAATTCCTTTGTCATTCCAAATCAGTATCTTTTTTCCAGCTTCATAACAAGGGTGGCATTCGAATCTTGATTTTCTCCCTTTAGGTCGTCCCAACACTACACCTTCAGCTTTTTTCCTTGCTAAAGCCTCTTTTGTTCTTTGGGAGATGAGTTGGCGTTCAATTTCAGCTGATAGAGAAAAAGCAAAGGCAAGGACTTTTGAATTAATATTATCCCCTAATTCATAGTTTTCTTTGATGGAATAAATGGTGATTCCCTTTTCCATACACATATTTAGCAGACCCATCACAGAAAGCAAGCTTCTTCCAAGCCTAGAGAGTTCTGTCACAATAAGCTTATCCCCTTGCTTCAAAGAACGGATCAATACCCCAAGCTTTCTGTTGTCTAATGCAATTGTACCACTGATAGTCTCTTCTATAAAGCGATGTATTTCAAAGCCTTTGAGTTTAGCAAATTTTTCTAATTCAAATCTTTGATTTTGTGCGGTTTGTTTTTCTGTCGAAACTCTAATGTATGCATAAGTCATTATTTTCCTTTAATTTTTTTTGAAATATATATTTTATACGTCCGATTCTAAGAGGCAGAGATATCAAAAGATACTCTTATGAATGGGCAGGAAAGTGGGTAATCAATACCCATAACGGCTATAAAGAAGATGGTATTTCTGTGGCACCTGTTGATATTAATGACTATCCGTGTTTAAAAAAACATCTTGATGGTTTTTGGCAGGAGATTTCTAAAAGAACGGATAGGGGCGTTACGCCATATAACCTTAGGAATTGTGCTTATATGAGCGAATTTTATAGGCAGAAAATTGTTTATCCTTGCATAATGTCAAAGGAATCAAATTTCACCTATGACCAAAATATATTTTTTGCTCCAGCTCCAGCCAATATCATTACAGGAGATAAAAAGATTATAAAATATTTAATAAGTTTCTTGAACTCAAAACTCATTTATTTTGCTATGCGTCAATTTTATATGGGAGGGGGAATTGCAGGAGAATTAAAAACAAACAATTTGTTAAAAATCCCAATTCCTAAAATACAAGAATCACAGCAAGAAAAATTTATAAAAATCGTTGATGAAATTTTGGAAAACAAAGCACAAAGCAAATGTAGTGAGGCATTTGAAAAAACTTTGGATTCTATGATTTATAAACTTTATAATTTAAGCAATGAAGAAATTCAAATCATAGAGAATGATTTTCAATAAATGCTATTTCTTCGGCATTTAAACCATAAAGTTCATAGACCAAGCAATCAATTTTTGCTTCTAAATCTTGGATATTTGCCTTTAAGTCTTGTTTTTTGGAATCTAAAATTTTATCAACAATTTTTATAAAAACTTGTTGTTTAAAGTCTGCAACTGGCGGTATAACTAATTTTTCTAGGGCATGTTTATTATATTGAAATCCTTTTCCTCCTAAAATACATCCGCCACAAAATTCTTTAAAGTAAAAAGTTATTGCTTTTGAATTTAAAAATGCATTAATAAATTTCAAATCGATGTTATTACTGATGAGCATAAAAGATGTTTTATCTAAAAAAATACTTTGAGTATCATAGACAAAATAAACTCCATAAGAAGTTTCTGGATAAACAATTTTCTGCCTATAAAATTCGCTCCAATATGCTATGTTATCTTGTGTTTCAAACCATTGATTGGAAGTTTTTTTCCTGCAACCCTTTTCCCCGCTTTGCTTAATTTTTGGCATAAAATTTTTTAAATAGTTTTTTAAACTCAAATAGTCATCAATATTTAGTTTTAAAGATGGAAAAGTCGCAATTACCCACTTTTCTGCCCATTCATAAGAGTATCTTTTGATATCTCTGCCTCTTAGAATCGGACGTATAATCTGTTCGGTGCGTTCTTTCTCATTCAGCCAAATGATTTCTTTGTCATTTTTGTCTTCTTCACATTTTATAAAATGCTCGCCCTTCTTTTTGAAAGGAAGATTCGAATCTTGCGTATTATCACAAAGTGAGAGGATTTCTTCTCTTTTTGCCGTATCAATGATAAATGCTTCATTGTAACCGGTCAATATTCCACGATAAATCTTTATATCCCAGTCTTTAAGCGGTATGCCAATGCTTTCAATCTTTTTTTTGATGGAGAGGGTGAGCTTGTCTGAAAAGGTAAAAGTCGCCTCGCTTAAGGAGTCAATATTGAGATACTGCGCTTTGAGTGCAGAGATTTCTTCTGCATTTGCAGGCTTAGTCAGTAAATCCAAGTATTTAAAATCATAATCACAATGTTTATGTACCTTCTTAAAACTTACGATAGAAGTATCCACTGTGGCGCTGTCAAAAACCTTGACTTTTCCTAATTCGACATAACTTTCCAGTTTTGTTTTTTCAAGGATAAATTTTCTCAAACTTTTTCCATACCCTGCTCGCGTCCATTTATTGGAAGTGATGTAGCTGAGATGACCGCCCTCTTTTAGAACCCTATACCCTTGCTCATAAAAATACGTAAAAATATCGCTTGTCCCGCTATAGATTTCAAAATGAGCCTGCAAATGAGGCTTAAGCTCCTTGATGGACTCTTGGCGGATATAAGGGGGATTTCCAATCACAAGATCAAAACCTATATAATCGCCATTTTCATCAAGCACTTCAGGAAAAGCAAATCGCCATTCAAGGGTTTTAGTTTCAAAAAGTTCCCTGTATTGGCACATCAAATCTTGAAGTTTTTCAAGATCTTTATGGGAAGTGCCTTTATTTTGTCCTAATGGTGGAATAACAGCGGTTTTATGAAAGTCAAAATCTGTGATAAATTTTTGCAGTCTTTGCAGATCCTGTTCGCTCACCTTGCATTTTTCAGAAACACTAAATCCTTCATAGCCATATTTTTTAACATAACGTTTGAGCTCTTCTTTGAATGTAAATGCAATAGAATGTGCCTTTTTAAAAAGAGTGATGAGAAATTCTTGGCAATTCCTGATAACACGCTTGTGTTCTTCTTTGAGATCTTTATTTGTTTCATTTTTGTAATTTTGCACGGCTTGAACATATTCTTTAATTTTGGGGTTAAAATTATTAGTAAGGTCATTGATAATTTCCTTTTGATCCTGATCGCCAAAAACTGAGGTAATTTTATTAAATTCTTCTACCATCTTTTTACGCAAAGATTCTTTAGTCATATAAAGATTAATGTTTGAAACCAAAGAATTCCCGCATTTTATATTAATATCGATATTTGGCAGGGTTTGGAGATATTTATTTTTTATGTCGTGATAATAGCTGTATTTGAGCAGCTCTATCCAAAGTCGTAGTTTGGTAATCTCGCAAGAATTAGGGTTGATATCCACGCCAAAAAGGCATTCTTCTATCAAGACTTTTTTGGCATTAAAGATGGCTTTTTGAATGCGATGGGATTCTTTGTCTTCATAGACAGGCTGCTCATAGATGATGGGTTCGCCATCAGAATCAATGATGCAGATTTCATCATTGATGAGTTTGAGTCCTATGCCTTTTAGTTTGGCATAGTTTTCATCACAAAGTATGCCTAATTGATATTTGATAAGGATCAGATGATTGAGTGCAGATACCAAAAAATGCCCACTACCGACAGCAGGGTCGCAGATTTTTATAGAGTTAAAAATCTCGTTGGCTTCTTTGATATCATCAGTATTTGCTCCGATGTGATTACAGAGATCGGTAATACTTTCACATTGCCAAGACTTCATTGCATTGAATTTGTCAATCACGACTTTTTCAATCGCTTCTTTGCACATATAGTTTGTGATAAAACTCGGAGTATAAAAACTCCCCTCTTTATAGCCGTTGAGTTTTTCAAATACCAATCCTAAAACAGCGGCATTGATGAGCTTGTCAAAATTGGTTTTTGTATGGTTTTTGATGTCTTTTGGGGTTGTGGTAAAATCATAAGCCCGCAAAAAAGCAAAAAGATATTCTAAAAGTGGGAGAGAAGAAATATTTTTGTATTCAGGGTCTTTTTTTAAGATGGAATTTTTATGCAAGCTTAAATCTTGGGATTTTAAAAATTTGATTTGCTTGTTTGGATCTTCTTTTTTCTCATCTTTTTCTAATTCGGTTTTGTCAAAAAGACTTGAATTTAAATAAGGGATTGATTGGAATACTTGCGGGATATTTTTGCGTTCATCTTCTTTTTTTGCCAATACATCAAAAAACAATATGCTTAGCATTTCAAAATCAGGAATCTTTTGGATATCTAAAAACGGATTTGAAATATGTTTGAAAGATAAAAGCATTGATTCAAGCAATCGCAAAAATAAAATCCGATTATTCCACGTGGTGAGCAAAGAAAAGATATCTTCAAAATCTCTTTCTTTGTTTAGTCCTAAATTTTTTATGATTGAATCTGATAGAGAGCCTTGTATATCACTTGGAGTGATGATGATTTTGCCATCGGCAGTTTTTTCCTCCAGTCCCAGAATATGGAGCAATTCATTATAAAAATCTTTGTTGAGCAAGTTGGCATCAAAAAAAG
This window contains:
- a CDS encoding Eco57I restriction-modification methylase domain-containing protein, with product MKYTKQSPQEFLGDLANSNNPTQAELEAFETEISKLLQTNPKETEEHHKNKINDFLKSTFKYDVNTKGKIDAAIYVDGEVAVIIEVKALSAPADAFPKTPENLESKAFYESILYYLRESKKEKNNNIKHIILCTLKEFFIISAKEYENLFGSDKTLNKFFKNTDFKEGNNTSTQKFYDDTQKYLEEKEGEITYTCFDFSNISKEDLALIYKLLSPACLLKQKTFFDANLLNKDFYNELLHILGLEEKTADGKIIITPSDIQGSLSDSIIKNLGLNKERDFEDIFSLLTTWNNRILFLRLLESMLLSFKHISNPFLDIQKIPDFEMLSILFFDVLAKKEDERKNIPQVFQSIPYLNSSLFDKTELEKDEKKEDPNKQIKFLKSQDLSLHKNSILKKDPEYKNISSLPLLEYLFAFLRAYDFTTTPKDIKNHTKTNFDKLINAAVLGLVFEKLNGYKEGSFYTPSFITNYMCKEAIEKVVIDKFNAMKSWQCESITDLCNHIGANTDDIKEANEIFNSIKICDPAVGSGHFLVSALNHLILIKYQLGILCDENYAKLKGIGLKLINDEICIIDSDGEPIIYEQPVYEDKESHRIQKAIFNAKKVLIEECLFGVDINPNSCEITKLRLWIELLKYSYYHDIKNKYLQTLPNIDINIKCGNSLVSNINLYMTKESLRKKMVEEFNKITSVFGDQDQKEIINDLTNNFNPKIKEYVQAVQNYKNETNKDLKEEHKRVIRNCQEFLITLFKKAHSIAFTFKEELKRYVKKYGYEGFSVSEKCKVSEQDLQRLQKFITDFDFHKTAVIPPLGQNKGTSHKDLEKLQDLMCQYRELFETKTLEWRFAFPEVLDENGDYIGFDLVIGNPPYIRQESIKELKPHLQAHFEIYSGTSDIFTYFYEQGYRVLKEGGHLSYITSNKWTRAGYGKSLRKFILEKTKLESYVELGKVKVFDSATVDTSIVSFKKVHKHCDYDFKYLDLLTKPANAEEISALKAQYLNIDSLSEATFTFSDKLTLSIKKKIESIGIPLKDWDIKIYRGILTGYNEAFIIDTAKREEILSLCDNTQDSNLPFKKKGEHFIKCEEDKNDKEIIWLNEKERTEQIIRPILRGRDIKRYSYEWAEKWVIATFPSLKLNIDDYLSLKNYLKNFMPKIKQSGEKGCRKKTSNQWFETQDNIAYWSEFYRQKIVYPETSYGVYFVYDTQSIFLDKTSFMLISNNIDLKFINAFLNSKAITFYFKEFCGGCILGGKGFQYNKHALEKLVIPPVADFKQQVFIKIVDKILDSKKQDLKANIQDLEAKIDCLVYELYGLNAEEIAFIENHSL